The genomic window GTGTAATGCCTGTGGGCCTGTTGAGTGCAAATTTGTTTACGAGTGATACACAAAAAGAGGGGCagattgcttttaattttattaaagcgAGGCACCGCATCAGATCGACCAGATAAATTGATATCGGTAAACTTAGAAAACATAAACGGCAAGTTTAAAAAGTATATCATCGTGAATAGGCTACTTGGTGCGTCTGAATGTTTTGGCGCCACTCAGACTGGGGAAATACTCGGCACTGTTGAGATCCGGAGCTTGAGGTTTTCCAGACATCTTGGGTGGAATCTTCAGAAGGCGGCTTTCCATCTCGGCGCGCTGATTAAAATCACCTTGGCTATGACGGAGAGCGGGTGGTATGTAGATTTGGCTCTTTACCTCGGACGGTTCATCCTTTTTTGGCTGCTCCACCTGCTCCCTTAGCTCCTGCTGCTTAGATGGGTGCCCCATTTTCCTCCAGGGGCACGAGGTACCACCCATGCCATCATTGAGTGCCTGACCAACGTCTATGCCGTCGCCACCATTATCGCGTTGCTCCGAGTCTTGAGCTTTAGCATCGCTGCCGGCCAGAACTGTGGAGCCAAGACTCATCTTAATGCTGCGGCGCAAGCTCGTGTACTCTATGCGATTCTCCTCTGTAAAATCACACCATTCATCCTCCTCTTCAACCGACTCATTTGAGTGAAGAACAGAAAATTCTAAAGGTTTCAGAACTGATCCTGTAGATTCAGTTGGCCCCTCTGCGCGATTTTCGTTTCCCAGACACTTTTCAAATTCGCCCTCTGTGGCCAACCTTACAGATTCCTTTAGCGTTTTATACAACTCATTGGTGGCCAAGtaattgggtttttttttttagatttttcaTTGTCTCTCTTGGCAAAGAAATCATCAAGACTGGACATTTTTTAATAGTTCTGCTCAGCTTATTTTCGAAACAAATCCGAATTTGTTGTTGACGGTACCAAAATTAGTTTAAAGTGACTTGAagcttaattttttttaattaacctGTGTTGTTTGATTCAAAGCCTACTTCTGTCTCAAAGAAATCttaataaaattgcattatgtctaaaattataaaaacaataataattccCAAAATTATACACACTAAAGAGCTATCGTGCAACATCCCTACATCTAAGGATTTAAACTTGACATTATAATACTTTGAATACTTTGATAAAACAATTTGGCCAGCAATGTGTACTATATGTGTTGTatgtaaaaaataaacaaacagaaaatgaGAATGCTGATATAATTAAGGAATATTTTTACCACAGCTgtataactaaaaaaaaataatatgtgcaggaaaatgttgaataaatttagatttttttaaGCGTAATACTCTAAAGAGCGACAAGGACAGCGTAATACTCTAATAATAACAGCCGACtacacatttaaaaatatcttcaTACGTTTTTCGAGCCTTGCCGTCTTTTTTTCTCCACAGCTTTGGCTATATTATCCGAGCGCTCAAAAGGCGTAATAACATAATTTGAGACACGGGCTATGCACTGGTTACTGTGGGCAATGGTATCTGCTATCTGGTGGCATATGCCACTAATTAGAATTATATCCGCGTAATgccccggccacgccccttttgtGCAGCCAGTGCACACGCCCACTTGTTCCTGCGTGcgtgggtgtgcgtgtgtgtgtccaAAGAGCCTTTTTACGCCTGTGTACTGCAGTGTGCCGTGTTACGAGTAGTCACATATGTTCATTATGTTTGCCAGCCCACAAGTGGGAAGTGGATGGCGCCCGAGCAGGGAGGTCCTCCTCGAATCCTCGACGTCTGCTTGAGTAATTACCAGAAACAGGAACGCAATGTGAATTCAGTGGCGGGATGCAAGTGCAGGTCGTCCTTGTCGTCATGGCAGTAGCTTTTTATGAAATGGCGATGACATACAACAAAGGCGCTGGTCAAAAGACAGCAAGCATTCGTACATATATCTTATAGAACACCGCCACAACATGCCATGAACATGTCTCtacttaaatttattatttaattagtgCAACCAGATGAgtatgtgtctgtgtgtgtgcaatgcGTATCATATAAACCCTTGGAGAATATAGTTCTTGCTGTGAAGAATGTTTTTAACTAGGTTATATAGTACATTCGCGTTTGACTAATGgactttttcaaatatttatagcgtcaaataataaaaaattaagagGTATATTAATTACTTTGTTTTAAAGTCCacattttttctgtgtgcttGGAATAGAACTTCCTTCCTAATTTATTCTTAGCCCCAGGaggttttaatttgtttcattAGCTACAAGAGTGAGAAATCGCCACTGCAGTTGTCAGtctgtaattaattattattcaattaacACCAGACGCCAATTAAAAGTTCAAAGTGAATTTGGCCAGCAACTGCAGGTCTTACAAATTGGAGTAACAACATATACCTTTATTATACATTTCCTcgggttttaattaaaaatttcgaTAGACCTCGAGGAAAGAACAAATCTGATTGGGTAAACTGCCGGGTTGAAAGGGTTATTCCTGCTTCATTTAGAGAATAAAAATTTGTGCAAATCAAACATAAATATTCCCAGGCACATGAGTCACAAAAAACACACGCTGCACAAAAGTCCGGGGCCAACAGTGAAAACTATCGGAGGAAAGCCCCAAACCAGAGCCATCAAAAAGCCATGACAAGTCAGACGGAACAGGACAAACAATGGCGAAAGATGTGAGAGGGTGGGCGGGGTAGTTTTTCCAGGCGGATGCAGGGAGGTAATCAACCCCGATCCGGAACCGAGACTGCTAAAAATATTGGCGCCACTATGCCGGGACGTCTGGTCGGAGAGTTGGCGACGTCTGCTTTGGATCTCAACTCAACTCcactgttattgttattgattTCGGTGGAGTTTTGTGCTCTCGACTGGGTATATTCAACCACCAGGATGCATAATTCGGGAACATCCTTGCGTGGTGTCGTTGatgacatcatcatcatcggtgGTGCCATCAGTAGCAGTATTCAGTTCCCAACTTCATCattcagttttattttatttcacccCTGGTCCGTCCTTCGACGTACTTTGTAAGCTATTATGGgcattatatttttatgcttATTATGCGACTCGATTACTTTAAAGCCGTTTATAGCCCATAGCCGCCGTAgacttaaaattttttcttttatttttactgaCAATGAGTCAGTTACTTACGGCCACAGACCGACAATTTGTAGTCGCCGCACAACTTACATCCATTAAAGCAAAGTGTTACAAcacatatttaaattacacACTTTTCCGCAACACGCACGTCGGGAGGCTCGCGCATTTCTCACCGTTCGCCTGCCTGCGTGCCATGAAAATTGTTTGCGAAATAACAAAGTTCTTGCGGAAAACTTGGCATCACGTTTTCCAAGTCCAGCTGAAAATATGACGGAAAGAGAGCATCGCAACGAGTTGTACGAGAAAActtaaatacataaattgcTTTATCAGAAAGATATTATATTATGCTTGATAGTTTGGCAATTAACTAAAATCTAATTAATTTAAgctcaatttcaatttaatatatttctcACAGTTTTGTTATCATACTTTTGGATTATGAAGGATTAAagatctaaataaataaatttaacctTTAAGATTAAATATTGCGGTATACTGAAATATGTTCGCATTGACGAACCAAAATTGCTGTATTGCCTTTATCCAATTTTCTTATTTGACTTCGTCTTATTTGATTTAATCAATGTGCATCGCCATTTTCCGGCACACATTTTCCATGCCACCCCGAATTTTCTTTGGCGCTTCTCATTCTCTTTAgcgttttatttgtttgcatttgacTTTCGTTGCGTGGGCGTAAAATGACGCGAAGGAAGTTCGAAAGGCAAATACAATTACACTGAGTGCTCCTGCTCGAGGTTTTTACCACCTCGCCAACGGCAGGGAAGAACAGATAAAAGCAAATACCTAGGCAAACAAAtcatttggaaaatatttttgcgcACAAATCACATCAAGGTGCAAAAATTATTTACGAATATTATTTTGGCAAACCTAGTGCGGCAAACGAAGCGTTGAAGATGGCAAAGTGCGCAGAGAAGTTCAATAGATGGTTGGTTGGGTGGATATATAGATGGATAAAGATGGAACGAGATAGCAATGTGCCAAAAATGAGCAAATAAAAAGCCAGTCGAAACGTGAAAAGCGTGAAAAGTGTAAATATTGCCACTACCACAATATTTGTACGGAGAtgtattcgttttttttcttccttCACTCACCAGCTCAATTTTGTTGATGAGTGTAAGCTCCAATGATTCACAGCAAGGACGACCGAACTATTTAATAGAAATCAGGAAAACTAGCAGGCCGATCCaggaaaatgtaaaagaaaaaCCACATCCCTTTTTATAGCTCTGTctcgaataaaataaaaatttccgcattttcccatttcctttCTTATTGAATATGTTGAGGCAACTAACATTTGCttggaaaaagaaaatgtgaGTTACTATAagcaaattttcaaaaaataaacacgagccataaaataaaaagacttTTCTACTTTCTGGCGAAAAATTGCTAAAATGTACCGACCAACCAAATCGGCCAAATCGACTCCAATATAAATGTGCTCCtacaaaaataccaaaaaaaaagtgagtTGGAAAGTTGGTAGTCACTTGCACATCCCCTTACAAGTGTTGCCTTTGGGAGTGGAGGCCCagattataataataaaacaaataaacaaaaggcagAGAGCAGCAATGGTAGGCAAAATACTGGTTCACCCTACATGGggagtatttgtatttatggcaaaaagttgtgtGCGGTGGAAAATACGCTGGAAAAACCATGCTCACTACAAGTCGGCAAGAATTTTGTGCAATACAAGGAGCGTCTATGTGCTTTTTCAAGCATTTGTACTGGTACGATTGTGACCCAAATACGCTAATAATGTTTTCGCAGCACTCTGCACAATTATTTCCTCTGTGAGTCTCTTGGTGTTTTTATTCCGCCTCTTCGAATGCTAATTATGTGAGTATTACGCGAGTGGATCTGGCAAAAGCAAACCCTTGGAAGACACCATGTTTGTTATGTCTAAAACACAATAACTATGAAGGGTTAACCTCTATGTAAGCAATACAGCAATGACCATATAAAGGAAGTCATGTGAGGTTGTTCAACGCTCAATACCTAAATAAATGCAACGCGGAATAAAAGCAAAATCGATCAAATAAGAATAATAAATTagaatgtatttattttgaaaatgtatgcCACTTCAATGTTTTTAACATCATCAGATGACAAGTCCTCTTCAACCGAGAGCCCAGATAATGAGCCCTGGCATCCTTGCAGTTCAGTCAATTAAAGGACAATTAAGCGGTCCGGTTGACTCACCAAAATTGAACCTCGTAACCCAAGACCCGACCTACGAAAATGTTCAGAGGGCTCTGCTGCTCTGTGGCCAAATTACCGACTAATTCGGTGACCTTTGTGAGCTGGGTTTTCTGCTGGAATCGGCGATGGCGATAGTCTGAGTCCTCGACTTGCTGCACTTGCAGCCTCTCTCCAATCGAGGCATTAATTGTGAGTGGAAGGCCTTTTGCAATTTCCACTGATTCGGCCTGCAAAAAGTTCATTTGGATAATCAGCTATCTTCGCTCTGGGTCCTCGTTTGCTTTGTACGTGCGTATGTGTGCACTTACGAGTATGTGGGTGAGTCAGCAGCTCTCTAAAACTTTTCTGACTGTGGAAAATTTATGATGTTTTCatagttttttctttatccGCCCCCGACATGGCTGTGGAAAATTGTCGATCCTGCATATTTGAGTTTTTATCCTGTGGTTTATATCATTCGCAAAGCGACAAGGGGAACTCGGAGCAACACAGAAAGGGGCAGAGGGAATTTGGGGCTCTGAGACAGCGTTTGCggtttattaatatttttgacTGCCACTGTCTGTGGCTTTGACTTTCACAAAAGTTTTCAGACGCCCTTGTGGGGTGGCCACGGGATTGACTTTTTGATTGGGGCTTAGCTTTGTCTGAACGTGAAATATAAATAgtctaaatatttttggtgtttatttaatataaagcATTGGGCAGTGACTATTGttaaaaatacacataaacAGCAATCAAAAACCTTAACCTTAGTGgagaaaaaaatttacataaattatcattattaatagttttaaaatgGTCCAAACTTATGTGACCTTATtaacaaaatttttattaaagttCCCATCCTTTTAGTACTAATTCGTAAATTACAtacggtttttttttgtgaaaaacaCTTCTTCTTAAGcatttgtttcttttatttgaaGGTAAGCCAAGCTTCAAAGATATTATTGAGATATTATTTCAAAGTTCCTACATGGGCTTAATAGCATTAAAAGCTAGCACAGTTCGACAAggggtataaatataacttattttttgttcttctttttattttttcgattttccttacaaaaatatatgtgcaACCGATTCACCATTACAAATTTCCAAAGGAGTTCCTCGAGCTATTTTGGATAGCAgaaacattttgatttttgaacaTTTCACATTTAGATTGCATATCAACtgttattgaatttttatacccgttactcgtagagtaaaagggtatactagattcgttgaaaagtatgtaacaggcagaaggaagggtttccgaccatataaagtatatatattcttgatcaggaccaatagccgagtcgatatgaccatgtccgtctgtccgtctgtccgtctgtccgtctgtccgtctgtctgtccgtccgtatgaacgctgtgatctcaggaactacaaaagctacaaagttgagattaagcatacagactccagagacatagacgcagcgcaagtttgtcgattcatgttgccacgcccactctaacgcccataaaccgcccaaaactgccacgcccacacttttgaaaaatgttttgatattttttcatttttatattggtcttgtaaatttctatcgatttgccaaaaaactttttgccacgcccactctaacgcccacaaaccgcgaaaaactgtgtttaagactctccttctcccttccactaactgagtaacgggtatcagatagtcggggaactcgactatagcgttctctcttgttttttatttaaatgtgttACTTGAGTTTAAGGTTCAGTTTAATAGCTTTTAGAAAATTCAAGGAAAAGGGGATATTGATTGTATTTAAGATTGGAGTGTAgtattattcaaaatttggaaaatagCTTAAAAAATCAAGTCCGTCCTTTTAGCTATTCTATTATTAGAGCATCCAATTGTCCATTTAGATTACCATCTGGCAACTTAAATGTTCACTTTTACCGGCTGTATATATACTTCACACCAGACACATTGAGCATTTAAGCACTTGCCACACCCCAACGCCCCCGCCTGCCATTGTCTGCGACCCCGCCCACTTGATAGCCGCCCCACCCCCGACTATATGGCAGCTAATAAACAGTAAATATTGAAACATTTAAGCGCACGCAACGCAGACAGGACTCAAGTGAGACAGCACTCGTCGGTGCCAACTCAAGTGTAATTTCCATTGTTTGCGCTCGCAGATACAAATTCACATGGGCACGCAACTCAGATATAGTAATTATACTGCAGCGATGACAGGAGTGAAGTATCTGCGGAGAGATTTGAGGAGGTCATTATCCACTGTGGTTGCTTTTAAGCCGGGCTCTTCTCCAGGACAAAGATACATGCCATTGTATAATTGTATGCCTTGAATAGGCGGACATTTTAAAGAATTATAAATGAACAAACTAAAACGACGGcacatatttaattttaataataaatggaatGATAATCCACATATTAAATTTGCAATCTATTCGCTTGACTATGGACttgaaaagtgttttattTCCACGTCAACGCCATGTCCTGATGTTTTCAGGATCCTCTTATTTAATGACTCTAAGTTCGCTATCATGAGGCAATTAATTATAAAGTGTTTATTAAGAGTGGAATGCCAAACTTCTATTGTGCCTCTATGCGTATGTTTACGCTGTTTACGTTGCTTTTGCACTCCgactgtttgtttgttgctctTCGACAAgttgttattttgtttgaaGCTACTTGTTGTATGTTGTTTGCCGCCCGCAGCTATTGCGCTGGGCTTTTGCGTTGGTCGCTCAGCTGGCGCGTAATTGTTGCCACTCTCGAAGTTGGTTGTTGTTCTCTGGAGGCCAGTTGTTATTGCAGTTTGTAGCTTAAAGGTTTACGCGTCTGTGGCTGTTCAGTGTATATTATCAGTCAACAAGGCACATGCACAACAGCTTAAATGATTAAACGGCCATGAGTCGCTATCAGCCGTTGAAAATGATTGGAGCATTCTTATGATCAAATTAAATACGAAATACCAAATCCATTTTCAGGTAATATGTATTATGGCATTGTCAAAACATTTAAGGACTTTAATAaccaaaaatttattttcctgcTGGGTTATTTTTGGAGCttcataaaaaacaaatgcggTTTAGTCGTTGACATCGTTAGTGGTTAACCTGCATCCTCTATTTCGGGTATTTGCTTACAGACAAAGTACCATATCCACACGGTTTTCCCTGCTTGTTTAGAtttcttttagttttttttcgaataGCGAAATTTCTAAGACCTTTCGGAAATGTTAAGGGGTAATGGATGTATCATGGTTAGGACTGACAACGATGCTGTCAAAACCCACTCCATTCGTTTTTCTACTGTCTCAGCTGCTTTTGGCTCACtttcaaatcaatttgttGTCTTTTCCCGGGCAATGCAAATAACTGTGTTTTTGttattcatttgttttcatgttgtgtttttaatttttttacatATCCCGGACAATTTTCTACTAGAAGTGAAAGCCACTGACCATGAAATTGAATGACAAGCTAAATCAGTCAAGCAACGAAATAAAATGCCACACTCACAGGACAGAAGggtgtgtgagagtgtgtggcGTGTGTGTGGGCCATTTGCAACTATTTTGCGTACTGCCTCAACATCATTTGCTACGAACTTCCTTCGCTTTCCCATGTAAATCtgtatacgtatgtatgtggTGGAGCAATCAAAGCAAacatcaaatcaaaataatgccgtcatttattttcaatgaacTTTCACGCCACTTTCGCTGCGAATTGCAGGCAGACATGCAGATTTGGCGAAGGGAAACGGAGCCTCCGACCCGGATTTCCACTCAATCCACTCCGCAGCCTCAATCCCTGGCTGTCATTGATTACATAACAATGGATAAACATTCTATGCCCATGCATGGGCCATGGAGGAGGCACGAGCACAATGAGCGAGGAACAACAACGGAAGGCCTCAGCTGGATGCTAAAGCATTTCACATCAAAATAGTAATGAAAGTCATTCATATGTTcgctttttctattttccatttcctttccCGGCTCTTGTTATcctatttttttggttgaTGGGTTTTCCTGCAGGTCGCGTGGTAGGCATGGaatttattgcatacttttaggcgtTGCACAGTAAATTCTACGGATATTGGGATATGGAGTGGTAGGCCCTGTTGTTCTTCGTTTAGCAATTAGAGTGAATGGGATTTTGTTGTTTCGCCGAAGGAAATCGATTTAAGTTTTAATAGCTCGGCAGCTCGGAAATTTATGTGTTCTTTGTCCAACTGATGAATGGTGGATAGTTGATGGAAAGAGCAACGCAACATTACAATGCATTGTTGGGAATTTTTGATTATGTTTTACCTTCGAAGCTGGAATTCGGCATTTGGATCTTTTCGCGTTCATAAAGTAATTTTGAGctgataatgaaataaaaattatttaatttaccaCTATTTCTGCTTTTTAAAATCGAATTTCCAGAGTTGTCTACAAAATTTCGACGTGCTGTGGAACACTTAAAGCGAATAAACTTGAATTGAAGCATTCCAATATTCTGGCCATACTCTAACCATGGCTGGGCAGCAAGTTTATGGCCTCAGTTCAAACCCCCACCGAGCAATACTTGACTTATGGCTGTCCAGTTTGGTTGAAATTTGACAACCGTACATTACTCAAAACGCGCTCTACGGGGTGCAGCCGCAAAGTGGGAAATTCGTAGGTTCTTTCGGGACGAAGCTCCCGCCACCTGCAAGGGCACGCACAGACACATACTGACAGTTTAACTGTCATTAATAAAGAGCACCAGGCAGCGGCACACTCGCAAACACCCACATGTGCGAAGACTCCGCATAATTGATGTGTTTTTGTGAGTTATGTCTGAGCTCCTCGACCCGACTCACTGCTGACTTGCCAACTTTCTTGGCGTCCTAGTCCTGGCCTCCTCACACATGGCCCACCATAAGTGCATACTCTAAAAAATCCGATAGCTGAAGTGATATGACTTTCGTAGAATTTAGAATTCCTTACCAATAGCAACTTCATAAGAAACTAAATTATAAAACCTtagtgtttttgtgtgtgattCGTACAAAGTTATTATCGTCTTTCCTTTAAGAATGTGCTATAGCATTTTATGTGTactttattatatatattatattataaatactaaattagaattttaacatttcatataaaaatagGAAACTGAGAACCAACTGTAGGTGTCAATAAGTTTCAATTgatttgttaatataaatCGCAATTTGACACCAATGTAAGCTTGCCAGATTCAGTCTTCGATTTTCGCAGTGTAAAAGTGTGCGGAGCTGGTGTTATCAGTGCGACGGGGTGCTTAGAACGTTTCCGGTTCCGCCTCGACCACCAACAG from Drosophila yakuba strain Tai18E2 chromosome 2L, Prin_Dyak_Tai18E2_2.1, whole genome shotgun sequence includes these protein-coding regions:
- the LOC6528945 gene encoding LOW QUALITY PROTEIN: protein CDV3 homolog (The sequence of the model RefSeq protein was modified relative to this genomic sequence to represent the inferred CDS: inserted 1 base in 1 codon), with protein sequence MSSLDDFFAKRDNEKSXKKKPNYLATNELYKTLKESVRLATEGEFEKCLGNENRAEGPTESTGSVLKPLEFSVLHSNESVEEEDEWCDFTEENRIEYTSLRRSIKMSLGSTVLAGSDAKAQDSEQRDNGGDGIDVGQALNDGMGGTSCPWRKMGHPSKQQELREQVEQPKKDEPSEVKSQIYIPPALRHSQGDFNQRAEMESRLLKIPPKMSGKPQAPDLNSAEYFPSLSGAKTFRRTK